From Girardinichthys multiradiatus isolate DD_20200921_A chromosome 3, DD_fGirMul_XY1, whole genome shotgun sequence, the proteins below share one genomic window:
- the cited4b gene encoding cbp/p300-interacting transactivator 4b, with protein sequence MADHLMMPMNHSSAGAGLHGYRMGMNGSLQAGHQQHASQQGMRAHPNGQMMHYGGNQASMEAAMRQRQGMVGGPMNGQLNGTQIGHHQMTSSNMMYNGQQQQHHHPQQQQHHMHPQQHQQHQQQAPHPQQQQQQQQFMNGGLTSQQLMASMQLQKLNTQYHGHPLGPMGGNHMGPTNQYRMNPAQLASMQHMAGPTLALNGMDADMIDEDVLTSLVMELGLDRVQELPELFLGQNEFDFISDFVSKQQPSTVSC encoded by the coding sequence ATGGCAGATCATCTGATGATGCCCATGAATCACAGCTCAGCAGGTGCCGGTCTCCACGGTTACAGGATGGGCATGAATGGTAGCCTGCAGGCGGGTCACCAGCAGCATGCCAGCCAGCAGGGCATGAGGGCGCACCCCAACGGCCAGATGATGCACTATGGAGGCAACCAGGCCAGCATGGAGGCCGCCATGAGGCAGCGGCAGGGCATGGTAGGCGGGCCCATGAATGGACAGCTCAACGGGACCCAGATAGGTCACCACCAGATGACCTCTAGTAACATGATGTACAAtggacagcagcagcaacaccaTCACCCTCAACAGCAACAGCATCACATGCACCCACAGCAGCATCAGCAGCATCAGCAGCAGGCACCGCATccccagcagcagcaacagcaacaacagtTCATGAATGGAGGGTTAACGTCTCAGCAGCTCATGGCCAGCATGCAGCTGCAGAAGCTAAACACCCAGTACCATGGACACCCACTGGGACCTATGGGTGGGAACCACATGGGGCCTACAAACCAGTACCGCATGAATCCCGCTCAACTGGCTAGCATGCAGCACATGGCTGGGCCCACGCTGGCCCTGAACGGAATGGACGCAGATATGATTGACGAGGATGTCCTGACATCATTAGTCATGGAACTGGGCTTGGACCGGGTCCAGGAGCTACCAGAACTCTTTCTGGGCCAGAATGAGTTTGATTTTATCTCAGACTTTGTGAGCAAGCAGCAACCCAGCACTGTTAGCTGCTGA